A stretch of DNA from Streptomyces sp. NBC_01197:
ACGTGGTCGAAGGACTCCAGCTGCTCGACCAGCCGGCCTTCAGCGTCCAGTACCACCCCGAAGCAGCCGCAGGCCCGCACGACGCCGCGTACCTCTTCGACCGCTTCACGTCTCTGATGAACACAGCCCAGATGGAGGGCCAGCGTGCCTAAGCGCACCGATATCCAGTCCGTCCTGGTCATCGGGTCCGGGCCGATCGTCATCGGTCAGGCCGCCGAGTTCGACTACTCCGGCACCCAGGCCTGCCGGGTGCTCAAGTCCGAGGGCCTGCGGGTCATCCTGGTCAACTCCAACCCGGCCACGATCATGACCGACCCGGAGATCGCCGACGCCACCTATGTCGAGCCGATCACCCCGGAGTTCGTCGAGAAGATCATCGCCAAGGAGCGCCCCGACGCCCTGCTGCCGACCCTCGGCGGGCAGACCGCGCTCAACACCGCGATCTCCATGCACGAGCAAGGTGTCCTGGAGAAGTACGGCGTCGAGCTGATCGGCGCCAACGTCGAGGCGATCAACAAGGGGGAGGACCGCGACCTCTTCAAGGGCGTCGTCGAGGCCGTGCGGGCGAAGATCGGGCACGGTGAGTCGGCCCGCTCGGTCATCTGCCACTCGATGGACGACGTCATCAACGGCGTCGACGAGCTCGGCGGCTACCCGGTCGTCGTCCGCCCCTCCTTCACCATGGGCGGCGCCGGTTCCGGCTTCGCGCACAACGAGGAGGAGCTGCGCCGGATCGCCGGACAGGGCCTGACGCTCTCGCCGACCACCGAGGTGCTCCTGGAGGAGTCCATCCTCGGCTGGAAGGAGTACGAGCTGGAGCTGATGCGCGACAAGCACGACAACGTCGTGGTCGTCTGCTCCATCGAGAACTTCGACCCGATGGGCGTGCACACCGGCGACTCGATCACCGTCGCCCCGGCGATGACGCTCACCGACCGCGAGTACCAGCGGCTGCGGGACATCGGTATCGCGATCATCCGCGAGGTAGGTGTCGACACCGGTGGCTGCAACATCCAGTTCGCCGTCAACCCCGAAGACGGCCGGATCATCGTCATCGAGATGAACCCTAGGGTCTCGCGTTCGTCCGCGCTGGCATCCAAGGCGACCGGCTTCCCGATCGCGAAGATCGCGGCCCGGCTCGCCGTCGGCTACACGCTGGATGAGATCCCCAACGACATCACGGAGAAGACGCCGGCGTCCTTCGAGCCGACGCTCGACTACGTCGTCGTGAAGGTGCCGCGGTTCGCCTTCGAGAAGTTCCCGGCAGCCGACGCCACCCTCACCACCACTATGAAGTCGGTGGGCGAGGCCATGGCGATCGGCCGCAACTTCTCCGAGGCGCTCAACAAGGCGCTGCGCTCGTTGGAGAAGAAGGGCTCGCAGTTCACCTTCGTGGGCGACCCCGGCGACAAGGCCGAGCTCCTGGAGACGGCCAAGGTCCCCACCGACGGCCGGATCAACACGGTCATGCAGGCCATGCGGGCCGGCGCCACCCCGGACGAGGTCTTCGAGGCGACGAAGATCGACCCGTGGTTCGTCGACCAGCTCTTCCTGATCCTGGAGCACGCCAACGAGCTCGCCGCCGCCGAGAAGCTGGACCCCCAGCTGCTCGCCGACGCCAAGCGCCACGGGTTCTCGGACGCCCAGATCGCCGGGATCCGTGACCTGCGCGAGGACGTCGTCCGCGAGGTGCGGCACGCGCTGGGGGTACGCCCGGTCTACAAGACGGTCGACACGTGCGCCGCCGAGTTCGCCGCGAAGACCCCGTACTTCTACTCCTCGTACGACGAGGAGAGCGAGGTCGCACCGCGCGAGAAGCCCGCCGTGATCATCCTCGGCTCAGGTCCCAACCGCATCGGGCAGGGCATCGAGTTCGACTACTCCTGCGTCCACGCCTCCTTCGCGCTCAGCGACGCGGGCTACGAGACGGTGATGGTCAACTGCAACCCGGAGACGGTCTCCACCGACTACGACACCTCCGACCGGCTCTACTTCGAGCCGCTCACCCTGGAGGACGTACTGGAGATCGTGCACGCGGAGACGCTGGCCGGGCCCGTCGCCGGTGTCATCGTCCAGCTCGGCGGCCAGACCCCGCTGGGCCTGGCGCAGGCGCTCAAGGACAACGGCGTGCCGGTCGTCGGCACACCCCCCGAGGCGATCCACGCCGCCGAGGACCGCGGCGCGTTCGGCCGCGTCCTCGCCGAGGCCGGACTGCCCGCCCCCAAGCACGGCACCGCCACCACCTTCGACGAGGCCAAGGCCATCGCCGACGAGATCGGCTACCCGGTCCTGGTCCGCCCCTCGTACGTGCTCGGCGGCCGCGGCATGGAGATCGTGTACGACGAGACCCGCCTCTCCTCGTACATCGAGGAGTCCACCGAGATCAGCCCCACCCGCCCGGTGCTGGTCGACCGCTTCCTCGACGACGCGATCGAGATCGACGTCGACGCGCTCTACGACGGCACCGAGCTCTACCTCGGCGGCGTCATGGAGCACATCGAGGAGGCCGGGATCCACTCCGGCGACTCCGCCTGCGCGCTGCCCCCGATCACCCTCGGCGGCTTCGACATCAAGCGGCTGCGCATCTCCACCGAGGCCATCGCCAAGGGCGTCGGCGTCCGCGGACTGATCAACATCCAGTTCGCGCTGGCCGGCGACATCCTCTACGTCCTGGAGGCCAACCCGCGCGCCTCCCGTACGGTGCCCTTCACCTCGAAGGCCACCGCGGTCCCGCTGGCCAAGGCCGCGGCCCGCATCTCGCTCGGCGCGACCGTCGCCGAGCTGCGCGCCGAGGGCATGCTCCCGGCGGCCGGCGACGGCGGCACCCTGCCGCAGGACGCGCCGATCTCCGTCAAGGAGGCCGTGATGCCGTGGTCGCGCTTCCGCGACATGCACGGACGCGGCGTCGACACCGTCCTCGGCCCGGAGATGCGCTCCACCGGCGAGGTCATGGGCATCGACTCGGTCTTCGGCACCGCGTACGCGAAGTCGCAGGCCGGGGCGTACGGGCCGCTGCCCACCAAGGGCCGCGCGTTCATCTCGGTCGCCAACCGGGACAAGCGCTCGATGATCTTCCCGGCCCGTGAGCTGGTCGCGCACGGCTTCGAGCTGCTCGCCACCTCGGGCACCGCCGAGGTGCTGCGCCGCAACGGCATCAACGCGACCGTGGTCCGCAAGCTCAGCGAGGGCGAGGGCCCGGCCGGTGAGCGGACCATCGTCCAGCTCATCCACGACGGCGAGGTCGACCTCATCGTCAACACCCCGTACGGCACCGGCGGCCGGCTCGACGGCTACGAGATCCGCACCGCGGCCGTGGCCCGCTCGGTGCCCTGCCTCACCACGGTCCAGGCGCTGGCCGCGGCTGTCCAGGGCATCGATGCGCTCAACGGCGGCGACGTCGGCGTCCGTTCCCTCCAGGAACACGCACGCCATCTGACCGCCGCACGCGAGGTCTAGCAGCCCACGAGGGGGACACCGGAAACGGTGTCCCCCTCTTCATGAGCCCCCGTCCATGAGTTCCCGCCCGGGGGCTCGTCATGAGGAAAGCCGGATGTACAAACTCTTCTTCGACCTGGTCTTCAAGCGGATGGACCCCGAGGCCGCCCACCATCTGGCCTTCCGCTGGATCCGCACCGCGGCGCGGATCCCGGTGCTGCGCACGTTCGCGGCCGCCGCGCTCGCCCCCCGCCACCGGGAGCTGCGTACGGAGGCCTTCGGCCTGCGGATGCACGGACCCTTCGGCCTCGCCGCCGGCTTCGACAAGAACGCGGTCGCCATCGACGGCATGACGATGCTCGGCTTCGACCACGTCGAGATCGGCACGGTCACCGCGCAGCCCCAGCCCGGCAACCCCAGGAAGCGGCTCTTCCGCCTGGTGGCGGACCGCGCGCTCATCAACCGCATGGGCTTCAACAACGAGGGCTCCGCGGCCGTCGCGGCCCGTCTGGCGGCCCGCAACCCGGTCTTCAGGACCACCGTCGGCGTCAACATCGGCAAGACGAAGGTCGTCCCCGAGGAGGAAGCCACCGGCGACTACGTCACGTCGACCGAACGGCTGGCCCGCCACGCCGACTACCTGGTCGTCAACGTGTCGTCGCCGAACACCCCGGGCCTGCGCAACCTCCAGGCCACCGAAGCGCTGCGCCCGCTGCTGACCGCCGTGCGCGAGGCGGCCGACCGCACCGTCACGGACCGGCGGGTCCCGCTGCTGGTGAAGATCGCCCCCGACCTGGCCGACGAGGACGTGGACGCCGTCGCCGACCTGGCGGTCGAACTGGGCCTGGACGGCATCATCGCCACCAACACCACCATCGCCCGCGAAGGCCTCGGCCTGCGGTCCGCCCCCGCGCTCACGGGCGAGACCGGCGGCCTCTCGGGCGCACCGCTCAAGGAACGCTCCCTGGAGGTCCTGCGCCGTCTGCACGCGCGCGTGGGCGGCGAACTCACCCTGATCGGGGTCGGCGGCATCGAGACCGCCGAGGACGCCTGGCAGCGGATCCTGGCAGGGGCCACGCTGGTCCAGGGGTACAGCGCCTTCATCTACGAGGGCCCGTTCTGGGCCCGCGCGGTGCACAAGGGGCTCGCGGCCCGGCTGCGCAGCAGCCCGTACGCCACTCTCGCCGAAGCCGTCGGCGCCGACACCCGGAAGGTCACCCGATGACGCCTCAGCAGCCACTCGAACCGTTCGGCACCAGGCTGCGCCGGGCGATGGACACCCGCGGGCCGCTCTGCGTCGGCATCGACCCGCATGCCTCCCTGCTGACCGCCTGGGGCCTCGGCGACGATATCGCGGGTCTGGAGCGCTTCACGCGTACGGTCGTGGAGGCGCTGGCCGACCGGGTCGCGGTGCTCAAACCGCAGTCCGCGTTCTTCGAGCGGTTCGGCTCGCGTGGCATCGCCGTCCTGGAGACGGCCGTCGCCGAGGCTCGTTCGGCCGGGGCCCTGGTGCTCATGGACGCCAAGCGCGGCGACATCGGCTCGACCATGGGCGCCTATGCCGCGACCTATCTGGACCAGGACTCGCCGCTCTTCTCGGACGCGGTGACCCTCTCGCCGTACCTCGGCTTCGGCTCGCTGCGGCCGGCTCTGGACGCGGCGGTGCTCAGCGGTGCGGGGGTCTTCGTCCTCGCGCTGACCTCCAACCCGGAGGGCGCCGAGGTCCAGCGGTCCACGACCCCCGACGGCCGGCCGCTCGCCAGGGTGATGCTCGACCACATGGCGGCCGAGAACGAGGGCGCCGACCCGCTCGGCTCGGTCGGTGCGGTCGTCGGCGCGACGCTCGGCGACCCGGGGGTACGCCTGGACATCAACGGCCCGCTGCTCGCCCCCGGTATCGGCGCCCAGGGCGCGACGCCCGCGGATCTGCCCCGGGTGTTCGGTTCGGCGGTCGGCAATGTGGTGCCGAGCGTCAGCCGGGGAGTCCTGCGCCACGGGCCCGATATCGCGGCCCTGCGCGATTCGGCCGCCCGCTTCGCCGGTGAAGTGCGTACGGCGGTCGCCGGATAGCGCGCGTCCGGCCGGTCAGCGAGGTCCGCGCCCGGGCCGGGGTGGAAATCCCGGGCCGGAAACCCGGGGCGGTGCGGCGAGAATCAGCCAGTTCTGCGTCGGCGGGCCGAAAACCGGGGTGTTATGCCCTAAATATCCCGTCAGGCAAAGGCTGACCAGGACTTTTCGTCTGTTCTCGCTGACTGGAGCGGCCGTGGCCGCTAGTCTCCGTCGAGAGCCGACGTGCAATTCTCTTGCTCGTCGCTCCGCAGGTGTGGGGCGATCAGGTTCCTCACCGGTCCGTATCCGACAGTTCGACATCCGAGGTGACGTAGGCGTGGCTCTTCCGCCCCTTACCCCTGAACAGCGCGCAGCCGCGCTCGAAAAGGCCGCCGCGGCTCGCCGGGAGCGGGCCGAGGTCAAGAATCGACTCAAGCACTCCGGCGCCTCCCTGCACGAGGTCATCAAGCAGGGCCAGGAGAACGGCGTCATCGGGAAGATGAAGGTCTCCGCTCTCCTTGAGTCCCTGCCCGGTGTGGGCAAGGTCCGCGCCAAGCAGATCATGGAGCGGCTCGGCATCTCCGAGAGCCGCCGAGTGCGCGGTCTCGGCTCCAATCAGATCGCCTCTTTGGAGCGCGAGTTCGGTGGCGGCGCTGCCTGACGTTCCGGGCACCCCCGGGAAGCTGGAATAATCGCCGCATGGCTGCAACACCCCGGGGGACGACCCCCGTACCCCCGGACCCCAATCCGCGGTTGACCGTGCTCTCTGGCCCCTCCGGGGTCGGCAAGAGCACGGTCGTCGCCCATATGCGCAAGGTTCACCCCGAGGTCTGGCTCTCGGTGTCGGCGACGACCCGCAAGCCGCGCCCCGGTGAGCGCCACGGCGTCCACTACTTCTTCGTGGACGACGAGGAGTTCGACAAGCTCGTCGCCAACGGTGAGCTGCTCGAGTGGGCCGAATTCGCGGGCAATCGGTACGGCACCCCGCGCCGGGCCGTCCTGGACCGCCTGGAAGCGGGGGAGCCGGTGCTCCTGGAGATCGATCTCCAGGGCGCCAGGCTCGTACGGGCCTCGATGCCCGAGGCCCAGCTGGTCTTCCTGGCACCGCCCAGCTGGGACGAGCTGGTCCGCCGGCTCACCGGGCGCGGGACCGAACCGCCCGATGTCATCGAACGCAGGCTGACGGCCGCGAAGATCGAACTTGCCGCGGAGCCGGAGTTCGATACGACTCTTGTCAATACCTCCGTCGAGGACGTGGCCCGCGAGCTGCTAGCCTTGGTCAAGGTTCTTTGATTTTCACTCCATCGGAAGGCAGAGAGTGTCCTCTTCCATCACCACGCCCGAGGGCATCATCAACCCGCCGATTGATGAGCTCCTTGAGGCAACCGACTCCAAGTACAGCCTTGTGATCTACGCCGCCAAACGCGCGCGCCAGATCAACGCGTACTACTCGCAGCTCGGCGAAGGCCTGCTGGAGTACGTCGGTCCGCTGGTGGACACTCACGTCCACGAGAAGCCCCTCTCGATCGCGCTCCGCGAGATCAACGCGGGTCTGCTGACCTCCGAGGCCATCGAAGGCCCCGCGCAGTAACGCAGACAGTGATTTCTTTCACTCCGGGCCCGGCAGCACAGCTGCCGGGCCCGGAGTGTTTCCCGGGGTCCCCCGGAGCGCCGCCCCGCCGGTGATGCAGCATGGGGGTGTACGAATCCGAATGCGGAGCGAAGCCGGGGAGACGTGGACGTGGCGGAGAAGCCGAAGGTCGTTCTGGGGGTCAGCGGAGGCATCGCCGCGTACAAGGTGTGCGAGGTACTGCGCAGGCTGACCGAGTCCGGCCACGACGTACGGGTCGTGCCGACCGGTTCCGCCCTCCACTTCGTCGGTGCCGCGACATGGTCGGCGCTCTCCGGCCACCCGGTGGCCACCGAGGTCTGGTCCGACGTCCACGAGGTCCCGCACGTGCGCATCGGGCAGGGCGCGGATCTGGTGCTGGTCGCCCCCGCCACCGCCGACCTGCTCGCGAAGGCCGCCCACGGGCTGGCCGACGACCTGCTCACCAACACACTCCTCACCGCCCGGTGTCCGGTGGTCTTCGCCCCGGCGATGCACACCGAGATGTGGGAGCACCCGGCCACCCAGGAGAACGTGGCGACGCTGCGCCGCCGCGGAGCCGTCGTGATCGAGCCGGCTGTCGGGCGCCTCACCGGCGTGGACACCGGCAAGGGCAGGCTGCCTGAACCCGGCGAGATCTTCGAGACCTGCCGCCGGGTGCTCACCCGCGGGAGCGCGGAGCCGGACCTCGCGGGCCGCCATGTCGTCGTCAGCGCCGGTGGCACCCGTGAACCGCTCGACCCGGTCCGCTATCTGGGGAACCGCTCATCGGGCAAACAGGGGTACGCCCTGGCCCGTACGGCTGTCGCACGCGGTGCCAGGGTGACGCTGATCGAGGCCAACACCGCGCTGCCCGCACCAGGGGGGGCCGATGTGGTGCACGTGAGCACGGCGGTGCAGCTGCGAGAGGCGGTCCTGAAGGCCGCGGCCGACGCCGACGCGGTGGTCATGGCGGCGGCGGTGGCCGACTTCCGGCCCGCGGCCTATGCCCAGGGCAAGATCAAGAAGCGCGACGGCCAGGAGCCCGCTCCGATCGCGCTGGTCCGCAATCCGGACATCCTCGCCGAGATCTCCGCGGAGCGCGCCACGCCCGGACAGGTCGTGGTCGGATTCGCGGCGGAGACGGACGACGTGCTCTCCAACGGACGGCACAAGCTGCGGCGCAAGGGCTGTGATCTGCTCGTCGTCAACGAGGTCGGGGAGCACAAGACCTTCGGCTCCGAGGGGAACGAGGCGGTCGTCCTCGCGGCCGGAGGCGGCGAGACCGCCGTGCCGTACGGCTCCAAGGAAGCTCTTGCCGATACCGTCTGGGATCTGGTGGTATCGAGCTTCGGATGAAAATCTGGTGTCATCCACCGGGTCGGAGGAAGCCGGTGGTAGCCGCTTTCCACCCCATTTCGGCGGTCGTAAGGCCGTACCGCCGGAGGAGTGCCTCAGGTCACACGGCTCCCACGGAGCGAGACGCGTGCCCCGTTGGCCGGAGGCGACCGATAAACTGGTCACGGAATGAGCCGGGCGCAGCCCCCGGCCCACTCCACCCATGATCAGCCAGCAGCCGCTGCAACCCCAGGGAGCGTTGTGTCCCGTCGTCTGTTCACCTCGGAATCTGTCACCGAGGGCCACCCTGACAAGATCGCTGACCAGATCAGCGACACGATCCTCGATGCGCTTCTGCGTGAGGACCCCGCTTCCCGTGTGGCCGTGGAGACGCTGATCACCACGGGCCAGGTGCATGTGGCCGGTGAGGTCACCACGAAGGCGTACGCGCCGATCGCGCAGCTCGTGCGCGAGAAGATCCTGGAGATCGGTTACGACTCGTCGAAGAAGGGCTTCGACGGTGCCTCCTGTGGTGTGTCGGTGTCCATCGGGGCGCAGTCCCCCGACATCGCGCAGGGTGTCGACACCGCGTACGAGAAGCGGGTGGCCGCCGCCGGCACCGAGGACGACGACCTCGACAAGCAGGGTGCCGGTGACCAGGGCCTGATGTTCGGCT
This window harbors:
- the carB gene encoding carbamoyl-phosphate synthase large subunit; amino-acid sequence: MPKRTDIQSVLVIGSGPIVIGQAAEFDYSGTQACRVLKSEGLRVILVNSNPATIMTDPEIADATYVEPITPEFVEKIIAKERPDALLPTLGGQTALNTAISMHEQGVLEKYGVELIGANVEAINKGEDRDLFKGVVEAVRAKIGHGESARSVICHSMDDVINGVDELGGYPVVVRPSFTMGGAGSGFAHNEEELRRIAGQGLTLSPTTEVLLEESILGWKEYELELMRDKHDNVVVVCSIENFDPMGVHTGDSITVAPAMTLTDREYQRLRDIGIAIIREVGVDTGGCNIQFAVNPEDGRIIVIEMNPRVSRSSALASKATGFPIAKIAARLAVGYTLDEIPNDITEKTPASFEPTLDYVVVKVPRFAFEKFPAADATLTTTMKSVGEAMAIGRNFSEALNKALRSLEKKGSQFTFVGDPGDKAELLETAKVPTDGRINTVMQAMRAGATPDEVFEATKIDPWFVDQLFLILEHANELAAAEKLDPQLLADAKRHGFSDAQIAGIRDLREDVVREVRHALGVRPVYKTVDTCAAEFAAKTPYFYSSYDEESEVAPREKPAVIILGSGPNRIGQGIEFDYSCVHASFALSDAGYETVMVNCNPETVSTDYDTSDRLYFEPLTLEDVLEIVHAETLAGPVAGVIVQLGGQTPLGLAQALKDNGVPVVGTPPEAIHAAEDRGAFGRVLAEAGLPAPKHGTATTFDEAKAIADEIGYPVLVRPSYVLGGRGMEIVYDETRLSSYIEESTEISPTRPVLVDRFLDDAIEIDVDALYDGTELYLGGVMEHIEEAGIHSGDSACALPPITLGGFDIKRLRISTEAIAKGVGVRGLINIQFALAGDILYVLEANPRASRTVPFTSKATAVPLAKAAARISLGATVAELRAEGMLPAAGDGGTLPQDAPISVKEAVMPWSRFRDMHGRGVDTVLGPEMRSTGEVMGIDSVFGTAYAKSQAGAYGPLPTKGRAFISVANRDKRSMIFPARELVAHGFELLATSGTAEVLRRNGINATVVRKLSEGEGPAGERTIVQLIHDGEVDLIVNTPYGTGGRLDGYEIRTAAVARSVPCLTTVQALAAAVQGIDALNGGDVGVRSLQEHARHLTAAREV
- a CDS encoding quinone-dependent dihydroorotate dehydrogenase; translation: MYKLFFDLVFKRMDPEAAHHLAFRWIRTAARIPVLRTFAAAALAPRHRELRTEAFGLRMHGPFGLAAGFDKNAVAIDGMTMLGFDHVEIGTVTAQPQPGNPRKRLFRLVADRALINRMGFNNEGSAAVAARLAARNPVFRTTVGVNIGKTKVVPEEEATGDYVTSTERLARHADYLVVNVSSPNTPGLRNLQATEALRPLLTAVREAADRTVTDRRVPLLVKIAPDLADEDVDAVADLAVELGLDGIIATNTTIAREGLGLRSAPALTGETGGLSGAPLKERSLEVLRRLHARVGGELTLIGVGGIETAEDAWQRILAGATLVQGYSAFIYEGPFWARAVHKGLAARLRSSPYATLAEAVGADTRKVTR
- the pyrF gene encoding orotidine-5'-phosphate decarboxylase, which codes for MTPQQPLEPFGTRLRRAMDTRGPLCVGIDPHASLLTAWGLGDDIAGLERFTRTVVEALADRVAVLKPQSAFFERFGSRGIAVLETAVAEARSAGALVLMDAKRGDIGSTMGAYAATYLDQDSPLFSDAVTLSPYLGFGSLRPALDAAVLSGAGVFVLALTSNPEGAEVQRSTTPDGRPLARVMLDHMAAENEGADPLGSVGAVVGATLGDPGVRLDINGPLLAPGIGAQGATPADLPRVFGSAVGNVVPSVSRGVLRHGPDIAALRDSAARFAGEVRTAVAG
- a CDS encoding integration host factor — encoded protein: MALPPLTPEQRAAALEKAAAARRERAEVKNRLKHSGASLHEVIKQGQENGVIGKMKVSALLESLPGVGKVRAKQIMERLGISESRRVRGLGSNQIASLEREFGGGAA
- the gmk gene encoding guanylate kinase, with amino-acid sequence MAATPRGTTPVPPDPNPRLTVLSGPSGVGKSTVVAHMRKVHPEVWLSVSATTRKPRPGERHGVHYFFVDDEEFDKLVANGELLEWAEFAGNRYGTPRRAVLDRLEAGEPVLLEIDLQGARLVRASMPEAQLVFLAPPSWDELVRRLTGRGTEPPDVIERRLTAAKIELAAEPEFDTTLVNTSVEDVARELLALVKVL
- the rpoZ gene encoding DNA-directed RNA polymerase subunit omega; this encodes MSSSITTPEGIINPPIDELLEATDSKYSLVIYAAKRARQINAYYSQLGEGLLEYVGPLVDTHVHEKPLSIALREINAGLLTSEAIEGPAQ
- the coaBC gene encoding bifunctional phosphopantothenoylcysteine decarboxylase/phosphopantothenate--cysteine ligase CoaBC, translating into MAEKPKVVLGVSGGIAAYKVCEVLRRLTESGHDVRVVPTGSALHFVGAATWSALSGHPVATEVWSDVHEVPHVRIGQGADLVLVAPATADLLAKAAHGLADDLLTNTLLTARCPVVFAPAMHTEMWEHPATQENVATLRRRGAVVIEPAVGRLTGVDTGKGRLPEPGEIFETCRRVLTRGSAEPDLAGRHVVVSAGGTREPLDPVRYLGNRSSGKQGYALARTAVARGARVTLIEANTALPAPGGADVVHVSTAVQLREAVLKAAADADAVVMAAAVADFRPAAYAQGKIKKRDGQEPAPIALVRNPDILAEISAERATPGQVVVGFAAETDDVLSNGRHKLRRKGCDLLVVNEVGEHKTFGSEGNEAVVLAAGGGETAVPYGSKEALADTVWDLVVSSFG